In Amycolatopsis methanolica 239, a single genomic region encodes these proteins:
- a CDS encoding MMPL family transporter, giving the protein MRVKLRRPSRKALAMAAVLVVVTGFVATGMARARIETGVGSFLPSDDPAVARFEELSRSFGGDPVVVLLESAQPGLLLDQPHLPSLVKLEGEFAKLPDVAAVYGPGTVLNQAAGRAQDLMAELSGRRDRLRAQALAEARQRGASDRAAGQAGDSAVAAFDQRYGKLLVQALPAGLPTLKNQAFVTSVVFGADGKPRPQWRFVVPSANAVAILVRPRQNLDQSATERLVRGVRDAVGAAAVDGAKVTLSGVPAIASALADEVRAELPLLGGAALLAVALCFLLVPWHRRRHRLMPLAGSLVATAVTVALFGWLGRPLSLGVVAFLPVLLGVGSDFPTYLARRADRRVVFAVAAATAAAFGVLGFAPLPFVRDLGIALGIGVLVAFATGLLFRPGRAESASVKVHSGRAASLPARLGVGLAVAALAAGGWATLPRLSVQSDIESFVHGLPAFDDARHVEQVIGSSGEVDVVLHGPDATSPQALAWLRQAQDVTIARHGDRLRPVVSLPTLLNFLGPAPTKDEITAALRLLPPYLTGSVLRADGQESVLSFGVRLDNIESLVDLRDDLLSRLPPAPPGFRAELTGLPIVAARGYELVSGNRLWTNGVGIAVAGLVLALVLARRKDAVRAVATALVATGTGLLAIWLAGISLTPITMALGSLIAAVGCEFAVLLVEAERRRDHALRRSVLLVGVVSTVGYLALAFSRLDVIRQFGLLLAAAVVLSMAAARLVVWLAPGRPRPGLPAETSPAPDTHVGVIS; this is encoded by the coding sequence ATGCGCGTCAAGCTGCGGCGGCCCTCCCGCAAGGCGTTGGCGATGGCGGCGGTCCTCGTCGTCGTCACCGGGTTCGTCGCCACCGGCATGGCCAGAGCTCGCATCGAGACCGGGGTCGGCTCGTTCCTGCCCAGCGACGATCCCGCTGTCGCCCGGTTCGAGGAGCTGAGCCGGTCGTTCGGCGGCGACCCCGTCGTCGTGCTGCTCGAATCGGCACAACCCGGGTTGCTGCTCGACCAGCCGCATCTGCCGTCTCTGGTCAAGCTGGAGGGCGAGTTCGCGAAACTGCCCGACGTCGCCGCCGTCTACGGGCCGGGGACCGTCCTGAACCAGGCCGCCGGCCGGGCCCAGGACCTGATGGCGGAGCTCTCCGGCCGCCGCGACCGGCTGCGCGCGCAGGCGCTGGCCGAGGCCAGGCAGCGTGGCGCGTCCGACCGGGCTGCGGGCCAGGCCGGGGACAGCGCGGTGGCCGCGTTCGACCAGCGGTACGGCAAGCTGCTCGTCCAGGCCCTGCCGGCGGGCTTGCCGACGCTGAAGAACCAGGCGTTCGTCACCTCGGTCGTCTTCGGTGCGGACGGAAAGCCCCGGCCGCAGTGGCGTTTCGTCGTGCCGTCGGCCAACGCGGTCGCGATCCTGGTGCGCCCCCGGCAGAACCTCGACCAATCCGCCACGGAGCGACTCGTCCGGGGCGTGCGGGATGCGGTCGGCGCGGCCGCCGTCGACGGAGCGAAGGTGACCTTGTCCGGCGTGCCCGCGATAGCGAGCGCACTCGCCGACGAGGTCCGTGCGGAACTTCCCCTGCTCGGCGGTGCCGCGTTGCTCGCGGTGGCTCTCTGTTTCCTGCTGGTCCCGTGGCATCGCCGCCGGCACCGCCTGATGCCGTTGGCAGGTTCGCTGGTGGCCACCGCGGTGACGGTCGCCCTCTTCGGCTGGCTCGGACGGCCGCTGTCGCTCGGGGTGGTGGCCTTCCTGCCGGTGTTGCTCGGCGTCGGCAGCGACTTCCCGACCTACCTGGCGCGACGGGCCGACCGGCGGGTCGTGTTCGCGGTCGCCGCCGCCACCGCGGCCGCGTTCGGTGTCTTGGGGTTCGCGCCGTTGCCGTTCGTGCGGGATCTCGGGATCGCGCTCGGGATCGGTGTGCTGGTCGCTTTCGCCACGGGCCTGCTGTTCCGGCCGGGCAGGGCGGAGTCCGCATCCGTGAAGGTCCACAGTGGACGCGCGGCGAGCCTGCCGGCGCGGCTGGGAGTGGGCCTGGCGGTGGCCGCGCTGGCGGCAGGTGGCTGGGCGACGCTGCCGAGGCTGTCCGTGCAGAGCGACATCGAGAGCTTCGTGCACGGTCTGCCCGCGTTCGACGACGCGCGGCACGTCGAGCAGGTCATCGGCTCCTCCGGCGAGGTCGACGTCGTCCTGCACGGCCCGGACGCCACCTCTCCGCAGGCGCTGGCCTGGTTGCGTCAAGCCCAGGATGTGACCATCGCGCGGCATGGTGACCGGCTCCGGCCCGTCGTTTCGCTCCCAACGCTGTTGAACTTCCTCGGACCCGCGCCCACGAAGGACGAGATCACCGCGGCCCTGCGCCTGTTGCCGCCCTACCTGACCGGGTCGGTTCTGCGAGCTGACGGGCAGGAGTCCGTTCTGTCGTTCGGCGTGCGGCTGGACAACATCGAGAGCCTGGTCGACCTGCGCGACGACCTGCTGAGCCGGCTCCCCCCGGCGCCGCCGGGATTCCGCGCCGAACTGACCGGGCTGCCGATCGTCGCGGCACGCGGGTACGAGCTGGTCTCCGGCAACCGGCTCTGGACCAACGGAGTCGGCATCGCCGTCGCCGGCCTCGTGCTCGCCCTCGTGCTCGCCCGGCGGAAGGACGCGGTGCGGGCGGTGGCCACCGCCCTCGTGGCAACCGGGACGGGACTGCTCGCGATCTGGCTGGCCGGGATATCGCTGACGCCGATCACGATGGCGCTGGGGTCCCTCATCGCCGCTGTCGGCTGTGAGTTCGCGGTGCTGCTGGTGGAGGCCGAACGCCGTCGTGATCACGCGCTGCGCAGATCCGTGCTGCTGGTGGGCGTGGTATCGACTGTCGGCTACCTCGCACTGGCGTTTTCGAGGCTCGACGTCATCCGGCAGTTCGGCCTGCTGCTCGCCGCGGCCGTCGTGCTGTCGATGGCCGCCGCACGGCTTGTCGTCTGGCTCGCGCCGGGCCGGCCCCGGCCCGGCCTTCCCGCGGAAACCAGCCCGGCCCCTGACACACATGTGGGAGTCATCTCATGA
- a CDS encoding peptidylprolyl isomerase: MKITALPAKVRLPRSRRGRIMTALVLVVLLSGAGLAWWSVRADDLPDDAVFAYDGQIETVAQLEERLRTLTALYGVQPPDQQDAAKSDAFRRDTAKAVAVGMVLDRAARDRGIVIGDKAARDVLTRFISQQIGEGPEARSKFVQALGTTGTSEDAVLDEIKRQLAVSQLFDSVTRGSSISDGEVADAFEKRKAQLDTPERRQLSNIVVKTKEEADQVLADLGAGTPFETLVAQRSLDGSTRDNGGDLGQVTLAQLEDGYAKAAFATPAGGLFGPVQTTHGWNVGKVRQVLPPQPAVFDQVKEQLKQQLPLEKALATWRGWLGAQLADANIRYADAYRPADPAAPPQQAPGWSPAPGQVPGQPRPSR; encoded by the coding sequence ATGAAGATCACCGCGTTGCCCGCCAAGGTCCGGCTTCCCCGCAGCCGCCGTGGCCGGATCATGACCGCGCTCGTCCTCGTCGTGCTGCTCAGCGGGGCCGGACTCGCCTGGTGGTCGGTGCGTGCCGACGACCTGCCCGACGACGCCGTTTTCGCCTACGACGGCCAGATCGAGACCGTCGCCCAGCTGGAGGAGCGGCTCCGGACCTTGACGGCGCTCTATGGCGTGCAGCCGCCGGACCAGCAGGACGCCGCCAAGTCCGACGCGTTCCGCCGGGACACCGCGAAGGCGGTCGCCGTCGGGATGGTGCTCGACCGCGCGGCGCGCGACCGAGGCATCGTCATCGGCGACAAGGCGGCACGTGATGTGCTGACACGGTTCATCTCCCAGCAGATCGGAGAAGGGCCGGAGGCACGGAGCAAGTTCGTCCAGGCGCTCGGCACGACCGGCACGTCCGAGGACGCGGTGCTGGACGAGATCAAGCGCCAGCTCGCGGTCTCGCAGTTGTTCGACTCGGTCACCCGGGGAAGCTCGATCAGCGATGGTGAGGTCGCGGACGCGTTCGAGAAGCGCAAGGCGCAGCTGGACACGCCGGAACGGCGACAGCTCAGCAACATCGTGGTCAAGACCAAGGAGGAGGCCGACCAGGTCCTCGCCGACCTCGGGGCCGGGACACCGTTCGAAACCCTGGTGGCCCAGCGGAGCCTGGACGGTTCGACGCGAGACAACGGCGGTGACCTCGGCCAGGTGACGTTGGCGCAGCTCGAGGACGGCTACGCCAAGGCCGCGTTCGCGACACCCGCCGGCGGGCTGTTCGGTCCCGTGCAGACCACGCACGGCTGGAACGTCGGCAAGGTCCGCCAGGTCCTGCCCCCGCAACCGGCGGTCTTCGACCAGGTCAAGGAGCAGCTCAAGCAGCAGCTGCCCCTGGAGAAGGCGCTCGCGACGTGGCGCGGGTGGCTCGGGGCACAGCTCGCGGACGCGAACATCCGGTACGCCGACGCCTACCGCCCGGCCGACCCGGCCGCGCCGCCGCAGCAGGCGCCGGGTTGGTCACCGGCGCCGGGGCAGGTGCCCGGGCAGCCCAGGCCGTCGCGATGA